The sequence CCATAGGCCTGATCGAAAATCTCCGTTTCATACCTTCTCAATTCGGCAAGGAAAACCCCTGCTTGGAAGCAAAACATGCCTGAATTCCACAAATATCCTCCTTGTTTAAAGAAATTATCCGCCTTTTCCTGTTCGGGTTTTTCATGGAAGTCTTTAACATCCTCCCCAACCGCTTCGATGTAACCATACCCGGTTTCTGGATGGCTAGGCTTTAACCCAAACGTTACGATGTTTCCTTCATTGGCCAGCTGTATGGCCCGTTTTACGGCGGTTTGGTAAGCCGTGCCAGGTGTTATGAGGTGATCTGATGGAGTCACAAAAAGCACATCTTCCTCATGGCAGTGAAAAGCAGAAAATGCGATGGCAGCAGCGGTATTTCTGGGGCAGGCTTCCACCAGTTCCCTGTATTGGCTCAGCTTGCTGGCAGCCATGTCTTTCCTGGACAATTCATAGTTATCCTTATTGCCTACCACCAGTACTTCATCGGCTATCGATCGGTTTCTGGCCACTGTCTTTTGAAACAAGGTTTCCCCGTCGAAAATCGGTAAATATTGCTTGGGACGACTCTTCCTGGAGAGTGGCCACAACCGACTGCCCACGCCCCCTGAAAGCACTACGTTCACGATCTTGCTCATACCGGTACTTTTAAAATCCGATCAAAATAATTTATGGTTTCAATAAGGCCTTCACGGAGCCTTACCTTTGGTTCCCACCCCAATTCCTTCTTGGCCATGTGAATGATGGGTTGACGCTGCATGGGATCATCTTGGGGAAGTGGCAAAAACTTCAGTTGGCTTCCACTGCCCACCAAATCCAAGATCTCCTGAGCCAGTTCAAGCATGGTAAACTCACCAGGATTTCCGATGTTCACCGGCCCCGTAAAACCGTCTCTTGAATTCATCAGACGATACATACCTTCAATCAGGTCCTCTACATAACAAAAACTCCTCGTTTGTAGCCCATCACCGAAAATGGTAATGTCCTCCCCTTTGAGGGCCTGTACAATAAAATTGCTCACCACCCTGCCGTCGTTTGGATGCATCCTGGGGCCGTAGGTATTAAAGATCCGCATCACTTTGATGTCCACGCCATGTTGGCGATGGTAATCAAAAAACAAGGTTTCGGCACACCGTTTTCCCTCATCATAGCAAGCCCTGATGCCAGTGGTATTGACACTACCTTTGTAGCTTTCTGGTTGGGGATGGAGTTCCGGATCACCATATACCTCGGAAGTACTGGCTTGTAGGATCCTTACTTTTAACCTCTTGGCCAGTCCCAGCATGTTAATGGCACCGATCACTGAGGTTTTGGCGGTCTGGACAGGATCAAACTGATAGTGAACCGGACTTGCCGGACAAGCCAAGTTATAAATTTCATCCACCTCTACGTAAAGCGGAAAGGTGATATCATGCCGGAGAAATTCAAAGTTCTTCTCATCCAGCAGATGGTGGATATTTGATTTTCTACCGGTAAAAAGATTGTCCACACACAATACTTCATTCCCCTCTTTCAGTAGTCTGTCGCAGAGATGGGATCCTAAAAATCCCGAGCCTCCTGTCACTAAAATTCTTTTCATCTTTTGCTTCAAATAGTGAGTAAATAATAAAGTTTCTTCGCCCGCTGGGCACTGTCCTAAAACCCCAATAAGGTTCGCCAGGCATTTTCTAAATGTGATTATTAAGTCTAAAGTTTTGGGATCATGTAGATCATGCCCAGATACAGCTTCGCCCCGTCAGTCCCATATTTCATGAACTTAGCGAAGACAATTGTAAAGATCATTATTTATAAATATAATATTAAAAAACACTTTAATTACATGTTTTTTAATATAAAATCACTAATTATTAATGAAATGAAATTAAATGATAATCAAGTGAATTTGCCCCCTAAACCGTACTTTAATCGCCTGCTAAAGGCGATAATCTCCTGTAGCTTTTCGTAAAAATTCTGCTACCGGTCAGTTGGCTAGCTCCGCTTTGGGAGTGCCCCGGCCTGTGACCGGGACACTTGTTAAATCAACTATCAACAATGGTTGAAGCGGTTACCCTGGGCTTATTTTTTACCAACTAGCTTTCCTAGCCAATTGGCTTGTTCTTTCTCGTTTTCATGGTATCCATTGGATCCGTATCCGTATCCATATCCATAGGCAAATCCGTAATGGCCCATTTCGAAATCGACATCATTTAATAGCGAATACATCTTTTTTACGCCGCCTTTCTCCACCAGTCCACGCAAAATCTGCAGGTTTGCCTTTGGGGAATAGTTTTGCCTGAACACGTACATATTGATATCGGCAAGGGAAAAGAGTTCTTTGGTCTCTGACACCAAGCCTACGGGTGCACAATCCAGGATCAACACATCATAATGTGCTTTAATGTCCTCGATCATTTCTGTAAAATAATTTTGTGCCAGTAGCTCGGCTGGATTTGGCGGAACCGGCCCAGAAAGGAGCACATCCAATTGGTCGTAGCCAGACGGTTTTACGGCTTCTTTCCAAGGCATGCCTACGCTCAGACAAGTACTTACTCCACGGTCGTTTATCATACCGAATTCCTCAGCGATCTTTGGTTTACGGAGATCCAACCCGATCAAAATGGTCTTTTTCCCCATCATCGCATAAACAGAGGCCAGGTTCACTGCGCAAAACGTCTTTCCTTCTCCGGATACCGAAGAGGTAAAAAGTATCGTTAGCTTTTTCGCCCCGGGACTTAGGAAAGTCATGTCGGCCCGTAGGCTCCTAAAGTTTTCAGAAATCGTAGATTTTGGCCTATTGAGCACTGTCAGCACATTTTCGTGGCTTGCCGGATTTTTCCCTATCATGCCAATAAGCGGGACCGGAATCTGTTCCTCCAGTTCCTTGGGGTCCTCTATCTTGTTGTTGAAAAAGTTTCTGACGAAAATAAATCCAACTGGAAAAAACAACCCGACAAATGCTCCTAAAACAAGGTTGATCAATGTCTTGGGCGCTACCGGCTTGGTTGCTGCCCTGGCAGTGTCCAGGATGGAGTGTTTAGGGGTATTGGAAGCCAAGACGATCTGGGATTCGGCCCTTTTTTGGAGTAAATACAAATAGATGTTTTCATTGATGGAAAACTTTCGCTGGATCCCCAGCAGGTTCCTTTCCGTCTCTGGCAACTTGTTAATTTCCTGTTCGACTTGATTGATTCTATTGGCTATTTCTGCCAATGCACTTTCCGTATTTTTTATAGCCGACTTCGTGTTTTCTAAAACGGACTGTCTGGTCGTTTTGATCTGCGTATTGATCTGCTCCAATGCAGGTGTAGAAGAGGAATAAGTGGATTTTAACCGTAGCCGTTCCGTTTGAAGCTCGGACAGTTTTACCACCAGGCTATTTAACAAGGGATCCGTATTTCCAATGATCGAAGGAGCGACCAATCCCTCATCCGATTCACCTTGAAGGTAGCTCTCCAGGGTATGATAATAAT comes from Echinicola vietnamensis DSM 17526 and encodes:
- a CDS encoding mannose-1-phosphate guanylyltransferase, translated to MSKIVNVVLSGGVGSRLWPLSRKSRPKQYLPIFDGETLFQKTVARNRSIADEVLVVGNKDNYELSRKDMAASKLSQYRELVEACPRNTAAAIAFSAFHCHEEDVLFVTPSDHLITPGTAYQTAVKRAIQLANEGNIVTFGLKPSHPETGYGYIEAVGEDVKDFHEKPEQEKADNFFKQGGYLWNSGMFCFQAGVFLAELRRYETEIFDQAYGAYMLKKEIFLPETESLRIPSLSVDYAVMERSKKIKVVAADFEWSDMGSFEAIYDYLGKKGHHLDDSGNMVIGTNTHIEFTGLTNTLLIFTKDAVLALKKENSQEVKDVFQRLENERPELVM
- a CDS encoding UDP-glucuronic acid decarboxylase family protein encodes the protein MKRILVTGGSGFLGSHLCDRLLKEGNEVLCVDNLFTGRKSNIHHLLDEKNFEFLRHDITFPLYVEVDEIYNLACPASPVHYQFDPVQTAKTSVIGAINMLGLAKRLKVRILQASTSEVYGDPELHPQPESYKGSVNTTGIRACYDEGKRCAETLFFDYHRQHGVDIKVMRIFNTYGPRMHPNDGRVVSNFIVQALKGEDITIFGDGLQTRSFCYVEDLIEGMYRLMNSRDGFTGPVNIGNPGEFTMLELAQEILDLVGSGSQLKFLPLPQDDPMQRQPIIHMAKKELGWEPKVRLREGLIETINYFDRILKVPV
- a CDS encoding GumC family protein, with the protein product MLAKNTHVNQLPELNQEEDVDIKTILNNYLRHWKMIVACTFMGIVLAYAASKLMTPIYKVNGSVLVGEESQDLGADFLGASSLLQPKNNIENEIGILTSYALTEQVVEELKLNVSYFEDGFFAKVSKYGNIPLDITVNWNKEQLVGGMFKLEVLSEEKYRLSIDNDELYIYHPSDPFFKVELEEKLDGLEGEHAFGDHLEGDHFEFQVNNISGQPGETVFFKFSDTHSQVIKYQKAISVAPTNKLASILQISMETPNRKLGQDFINRLMRVYLERELSEKNKATANTISFIDDQLNGITDSLSYFETRLQDYRTKNHVFNLSEEGVMIFERLQDYEKQRSEIELKLDYYHTLESYLQGESDEGLVAPSIIGNTDPLLNSLVVKLSELQTERLRLKSTYSSSTPALEQINTQIKTTRQSVLENTKSAIKNTESALAEIANRINQVEQEINKLPETERNLLGIQRKFSINENIYLYLLQKRAESQIVLASNTPKHSILDTARAATKPVAPKTLINLVLGAFVGLFFPVGFIFVRNFFNNKIEDPKELEEQIPVPLIGMIGKNPASHENVLTVLNRPKSTISENFRSLRADMTFLSPGAKKLTILFTSSVSGEGKTFCAVNLASVYAMMGKKTILIGLDLRKPKIAEEFGMINDRGVSTCLSVGMPWKEAVKPSGYDQLDVLLSGPVPPNPAELLAQNYFTEMIEDIKAHYDVLILDCAPVGLVSETKELFSLADINMYVFRQNYSPKANLQILRGLVEKGGVKKMYSLLNDVDFEMGHYGFAYGYGYGYGSNGYHENEKEQANWLGKLVGKK